One genomic segment of Centropristis striata isolate RG_2023a ecotype Rhode Island chromosome 13, C.striata_1.0, whole genome shotgun sequence includes these proteins:
- the eftud2 gene encoding 116 kDa U5 small nuclear ribonucleoprotein component, which translates to MEADLYDEFGNYIGPELDSDDDEDDLDADDRDVDEGDDDEDDEPADADEDTPGMEVVLHEDKKYYPTAEEVYGPEVETIVQEEDTQPLTEPIIKPVKNKQFTLMEQELPATVYDMEFLADLMDGPELIRNVTLCGHLHHGKTCFVDCLIEQTHPEIRKRDDVDLRYTDILFTEQERGVGIKSTPVTMVLPDSRGKSYLFNIMDTPGHVNFSDEVTSSIRISDGVVLFIDAAEGVMLNTERLIKHAVQERMAITICINKVDRLIGELKLPPTDAYYKLRHIVDEVNGLLSTYSTDENLVVSPLLGNVCFASSQYSICFTLGSFAKIYSDTYGDINYNEFAKRLWGDIYFNPKTRKFTKKAPSSNSQRSFVEFVLEPLYKILSQVVGDVDTSLPRVLDELGIHLTKEELKLNIRPLLRLVCNRFFGEFTGFVDMCVQHIPSPQEGARNKIEHTYTGGLDSDLGEAMAECDPDGPLMCHTTKMYSTEDGVQFHAFGRVLSGTIQAGQPVKVLGENYTLEDEEDSQVCTVGRLWISVARYQIEVNRVPAGNWVLIEGCDQPIVKTATITEPRGNEDAQIFRPLKFNTASVIKIAVEPVNPSELPKMLDGLRKVNKSYPSLTTKVEESGEHVILGTGELYLDCVMHDLRKMYSEIDIKVADPVVTFCETVVETSSLKCFAETPNKKNKITMIAEPLEKGLAEDIENEVVQITWNRKKLGEFFQTKYDWDLLAARSIWAFGPDTTGPNILVDDTLPSEVDKALLGSVKDSIVQGFQWGTREGPLCDEPIRNVKFKILDAVIAQEPLHRGGGQVIPTARRVVYSAFLMATPRLMEPYYFVEVQAPADCVSAVYTVLARRRGHVTQDAPIPGSPLYTIKAFIPAIDSFGFETDLRTHTQGQAFALSVFHHWQIVPGDPLDKSIVIRPLEPQPAPHLAREFMIKTRRRKGLSEDVSISKFFDDPMLLELAKQDVVLNYPM; encoded by the exons ATGGAGGCTGATCTGTATGACGAGTTTGGAAACTACATCGGTCCagagctggactctgatgatgatgaagatgatctGGATGCAGATGACAGAGATGTTGACGAG ggagatgatgatgaagatgatgagcCTGCTGATGCCGATGAAGACACGCCGGGAATGGAGGTTGTCCTGCATGAGGACAAGAAGTACTATCCTACCGCAGAGGAGGTTTATGGGCCCGAAGTGGAAACTATTGTCCAAGAGGAAGACACACAACCTCTTACAG AGCCCATCATCAAGCCTGTGAAGAACAAGCAGTTCACCCTGATGGAGCAGGAGTTACCTGCCACAGTTTATGATATGGA ATTCCTTGCAGATCTGATGGACGGTCCTGAGCTAATCCGCAACGTCACCCTATGTGGTCACCTTCACCACGGCAAG ACCtgttttgtggactgcctgATTGAACAGACGCATCCAGAAATCCGGAAAAGAGATGATGTGGAT CTACGATACACAGATATCCTCTTTACAGAGCAGGAG agaGGAGTTGGTATCAAGAGCACCCCTGTCACAATGGTCCTGCCAGACTCCAGAGGCAAATCCTACCTTTTCAACATCATGGATACACCAG GCCATGTGAATTTCTCGGACGAAGTCACGTCCAGCATCCGGATCTCAGACGGTGTCGTCCTCTTCATAGACGCAGCAGAAGGa GTGATGCTGAACACCGAGCGTCTGATCAAACATGCAGTTCAGGAGCGTATGGCCATCACCATCTGCATCAACAAGGTGGACCGGCTCATTGGGGAGCTTAAACTGCCTCCCACAGATGCTTATTATAAACTTCGCCACATTGTGGATGAGGTCAATGGTTTGCTCAG CACATACTCCACAGATGAGAACTTGGtggtctctcctctccttgggAATGTGTGCTTCGCCAGCTCTCAGTACAGCATCTGTTTCACTCTGGGCTCCTTTGCAAAGATCTACTCAGACACCTACG GTGACATTAACTATAATGAGTTTGCTAAGAGGCTCTGGGGAGACATTTACTTCAACCCCAAAAC TcgcaaattcacaaaaaaagctCCCAGCAGTAACTCTCAGCGCAGCTTTGTGGAATTCGTCCTGGAGCCTCTCTACAAGATCCTCTCTCAG GTGGTTGGGGACGTGGACACGTCTCTCCCCAGAGTTCTGGATGAGCTGGGGATCCACCTGACTAAAGAGGAGCTGAAGCTGAACATCAGACCCTTACTGAGGCTGGTCTGTAACCGCTTCTTTGGAGAGTTCACTG GTTTTGTGGACATGTGTGTACAGCACATCCCCTCACCACAGGAGGGTGCCAGGAACAAGATAGAGCACACATACACTGGGGGTCTGGACTCGGACCTGGGGGAGGCCATGGCAGAGTGCGACCCTGAT GGTCCTTTGATGTGCCACACCACTAAGATGTACAGCACAGAGGACGGGGTTCAGTTCCATGCGTTTGGCCGGGTGCTGAGTGGGACCATCCAGGCAGGTCAGCCAGTCAAGGTTTTAGGAGAGAACTACACtctggaggatgaggaggactCCCAGGTCTGCACTGTGGGTCGTCTCTGGATCTCAGTTGCCAG GTACCAAATTGAAGTGAACCGAGTGCCGGCTGGCAACTGGGTTCTAATCGAAGGTTGCGATCAGCCGATCGTCAAGACTGCCACAATCACAGAGCCCAGAGGGAACGAAGAT GCTCAGATTTTCAGGCCTCTAAAGTTCAACACAGCATCGGTCATAAAGATTGCAGTGGAGCCTGTCAACCCGTCAGAGCTACCGAAGATGTTGGACGGACTGAGGAAGGTCAACAAGAGCTATCCGTCTCTCACCACGAAG GTGGAGGAGTCTGGCGAGCATGTTATCCTCGGGACAGGTGAGCTCTACCTGGACTGTGTCATGCACGACCTGCGCAAGATGTACTCTGAGATTGACATTAAa GTTGCTGACCCTGTTGTGACTTTCTGTGAAACCGTTGTGGAGACGTCATCACTCAAGTGCTTCGCTGAAACACCAAACAAAAA GAATAAGATCACCATGATTGCTGAGCCCTTGGAGAAGGGGCTGGCTGAGGACATAGAGAACGAAGTGGTGCAGATCACGTGGAACAG GAAGAAGCTGGGAGAGTTTTTCCAGACGAAGTATGACTGGGATCTGCTGGCTGCCAGGTCCATCTGGGCCTTTGGACCAGACACCACGGGACCAAACATCCTTGTAGACGACACGCTGCCCTCTGAG GTGGACAAGGCACTGCTCGGCTCAGTCAAAGACAGCATCGTTCAGGGCTTCCAATGGGGCACCAGAGAGGGGCCTCTGTGTGATGAGC CCATCAGGAATGTCAAGTTTAAGATCCTTGACGCAGTCATTGCTCAGGAGCCTCTCCACAGAGGAGGAGGCCAGGTCATCCCCACAGCCAGGAGAGTGGTGTACTCCGCTTTCCTCATG GCCACTCCAAGGTTGATGGAGCCATATTACTTTGTGGAGGTTCAGGCTCCAGCTGATTGTGTATCTGCTGTCTACACGGTGCTGGCTCGAAGAAG GGGTCACGTCACCCAGGATGCACCTATTCCAGGGTCTCCTCTCTACACTATTAAGGCTTTCATCCCGGCCATCGACTCCTTCGGCTTCGAGACGGATCttcgcacacatacacagggaCAGGCCTTCGCTCTGTCtgtcttccaccactggcag
- the phospho1 gene encoding probable phosphatase phospho1 isoform X2: protein MTSTTANISSDKRFLIFFDFDETIVDETSDDMVVQAAPGQHLPDWLKDTYQPGRYNEYMQRVLAYLAEQGVTESDIRSIMEKIPATPGMVTLFQFLRTRPPQDFEVVLLSDANAFFIESWLRRAGARPLFHRIFTNPATFNKDGRLVLRPFHSHDCLRCPSNMCKQVVVRDYVARRTHERGRPYQRIFYVGDGANDFCPATALGPRDVAFPRRDFPMHRLITEIHEAMPGEFKAVTVPWNNAEEVVQKLRKLVVE from the coding sequence ATGACTTCCACCACGGCGAACATCTCCTCCGACAAGCGCTTCCTCATCTTCTTCGACTTTGATGAGACCATCGTGGATGAGACCAGCGACGACATGGTGGTGCAGGCCGCCCCGGGACAGCACCTCCCGGACTGGCTGAAGGACACCTACCAGCCGGGCCGCTACAACGAGTACATGCAGCGCGTCCTGGCCTACCTGGCGGAGCAGGGCGTCACAGAGAGCGACATCCGCAGCATCATGGAGAAGATCCCGGCCACCCCCGGCATGGTCACCCTCTTCCAGTTCCTCCGCACCCGGCCCCCGCAGGACTTTGAGGTGGTGCTGCTGTCCGACGCGAACGCCTTCTTCATCGAGTCGTGGCTGCGGCGCGCCGGGGCCCGCCCGCTCTTCCACCGGATCTTCACCAACCCGGCCACCTTCAACAAGGACGGCCGGCTGGTGCTGCGGCCCTTCCACTCCCACGACTGCCTGCGGTGCCCCAGCAACATGTGCAAGCAAGTGGTCGTCAGGGACTATGTGGCCCGCAGGACGCACGAGCGAGGCCGCCCCTACCAGAGGATCTTCTACGTTGGAGACGGAGCCAACGACTTCTGCCCGGCGACCGCCCTCGGGCCCCGGGATGTGGCTTTCCCCCGGAGGGATTTCCCCATGCACCGGCTGATCACGGAGATCCACGAGGCCATGCCCGGGGAGTTCAAGGCGGTCACGGTGCCGTGGAACAACGCGGAGGAAGTGGTGCAGAAGCTTAGGAAGCTGGTGGTGGAGTAG
- the phospho1 gene encoding probable phosphatase phospho1 isoform X1 has product MGDSIFNCCYVPPHPPGEGEPRGSRRAEIMTSTTANISSDKRFLIFFDFDETIVDETSDDMVVQAAPGQHLPDWLKDTYQPGRYNEYMQRVLAYLAEQGVTESDIRSIMEKIPATPGMVTLFQFLRTRPPQDFEVVLLSDANAFFIESWLRRAGARPLFHRIFTNPATFNKDGRLVLRPFHSHDCLRCPSNMCKQVVVRDYVARRTHERGRPYQRIFYVGDGANDFCPATALGPRDVAFPRRDFPMHRLITEIHEAMPGEFKAVTVPWNNAEEVVQKLRKLVVE; this is encoded by the coding sequence ATGGGGGATTCAATATTCAACTGCTGTTATGTCCCACCCCACCCCCCAGGAGAGGGGGAGCCCCGCGGGTCCAGACGCGCAGAGATCATGACTTCCACCACGGCGAACATCTCCTCCGACAAGCGCTTCCTCATCTTCTTCGACTTTGATGAGACCATCGTGGATGAGACCAGCGACGACATGGTGGTGCAGGCCGCCCCGGGACAGCACCTCCCGGACTGGCTGAAGGACACCTACCAGCCGGGCCGCTACAACGAGTACATGCAGCGCGTCCTGGCCTACCTGGCGGAGCAGGGCGTCACAGAGAGCGACATCCGCAGCATCATGGAGAAGATCCCGGCCACCCCCGGCATGGTCACCCTCTTCCAGTTCCTCCGCACCCGGCCCCCGCAGGACTTTGAGGTGGTGCTGCTGTCCGACGCGAACGCCTTCTTCATCGAGTCGTGGCTGCGGCGCGCCGGGGCCCGCCCGCTCTTCCACCGGATCTTCACCAACCCGGCCACCTTCAACAAGGACGGCCGGCTGGTGCTGCGGCCCTTCCACTCCCACGACTGCCTGCGGTGCCCCAGCAACATGTGCAAGCAAGTGGTCGTCAGGGACTATGTGGCCCGCAGGACGCACGAGCGAGGCCGCCCCTACCAGAGGATCTTCTACGTTGGAGACGGAGCCAACGACTTCTGCCCGGCGACCGCCCTCGGGCCCCGGGATGTGGCTTTCCCCCGGAGGGATTTCCCCATGCACCGGCTGATCACGGAGATCCACGAGGCCATGCCCGGGGAGTTCAAGGCGGTCACGGTGCCGTGGAACAACGCGGAGGAAGTGGTGCAGAAGCTTAGGAAGCTGGTGGTGGAGTAG